One genomic segment of Candidatus Deferrimicrobiaceae bacterium includes these proteins:
- the rho gene encoding transcription termination factor Rho: MNLKDLKAMRIGDLTEIAKNLHVDGAAGLKKQELIFAILQAQTDQEVIVSGEGVLEVLPDGYGFLRSPDSNYLPGPDDIYVSPSQIRRFGLRTGDTVTGQIRAPKGDERYFALLKVEKINTEDPEIAKDKIIFDNLTPLYPQEKFLMEYVHDNYSTRIIDLIAPIGKGQRALITSPPRAGKTIILQNIANGLTKNHPEVVLIVLLIDERPEEVTDMQRSVKGEVISSTFDEPAQRHVQVAEMVLEKAKRLVEHKKDVVILLDSITRLARAYNAVVPPSGKVLSGGVDANALQKPKRFFGAARNIEEGGSLTIIATALIETGSRMDEVIFEEFKGTGNMELVLDRKISEKRIFPAIDINKSGTRKEELLLEKPVLQRIWVLRKFLSPLSPAESMEFLLDKISKTKTNQEFLDSMNS; encoded by the coding sequence ATGAATCTGAAAGACCTGAAAGCGATGCGGATCGGGGATCTCACCGAGATCGCGAAGAACCTCCACGTCGATGGCGCGGCGGGGCTCAAGAAACAGGAGCTCATTTTCGCCATCCTGCAGGCGCAGACCGACCAGGAAGTCATCGTGTCCGGCGAGGGAGTGCTCGAGGTGCTCCCCGACGGGTATGGCTTCCTGCGGTCCCCCGATTCGAACTACCTGCCGGGGCCCGACGACATCTACGTCTCTCCCTCCCAGATCCGCAGGTTCGGTCTCCGCACCGGCGACACGGTGACGGGGCAGATCCGGGCGCCCAAGGGGGACGAACGGTATTTCGCCCTCCTCAAGGTGGAGAAGATCAACACCGAGGACCCGGAGATCGCCAAGGACAAGATCATCTTCGACAACCTGACGCCGCTCTATCCGCAGGAGAAGTTCCTGATGGAGTACGTCCACGACAACTACTCGACGCGCATCATCGACCTCATCGCCCCCATCGGGAAGGGGCAGAGGGCGCTGATCACCTCCCCTCCGCGGGCCGGGAAGACGATCATCCTCCAAAACATTGCGAACGGCCTCACGAAAAACCACCCGGAAGTCGTCCTCATCGTCCTGCTCATCGACGAGCGGCCCGAGGAGGTGACCGATATGCAGCGGAGCGTGAAGGGTGAGGTCATCTCCTCCACGTTCGACGAGCCGGCGCAGCGGCACGTGCAGGTGGCCGAGATGGTCCTGGAGAAGGCGAAGCGGCTCGTCGAGCACAAGAAGGACGTGGTCATCCTTCTCGACAGCATCACCCGCCTGGCGCGGGCCTATAACGCGGTGGTCCCGCCCTCGGGGAAGGTGCTCTCCGGCGGCGTGGACGCGAACGCGCTCCAGAAGCCGAAGCGGTTCTTCGGCGCCGCCCGGAACATCGAGGAGGGAGGGTCGCTCACCATCATCGCGACGGCGCTGATCGAGACGGGAAGCCGGATGGACGAGGTCATCTTCGAAGAGTTCAAGGGAACGGGGAATATGGAGCTCGTCCTCGACCGGAAGATCTCGGAGAAGAGGATCTTCCCGGCCATCGACATCAACAAGTCCGGGACGAGGAAGGAGGAGCTCCTTCTCGAGAAGCCCGTTCTCCAGCGGATCTGGGTCCTGCGGAAATTCCTCTCCCCGTTGTCCCCCGCGGAGAGCATGGAATTTCTCCTCGACAAGATTTCCAAGACGAAGACCAACCAGGAATTTCTCGACTCGATGAATTCGTGA
- the rpmE gene encoding 50S ribosomal protein L31: MKPDIHPKYRPSKVKCACGNTIETMSTIEEIKVAICSNCHPFFTGRQKLIDTAGRIEKFQKKYGKSQ; encoded by the coding sequence ATGAAACCGGACATCCACCCGAAATATCGGCCGTCGAAGGTCAAGTGCGCATGCGGGAACACCATCGAGACCATGTCCACGATCGAGGAGATCAAGGTGGCCATCTGCTCGAACTGCCATCCGTTCTTCACCGGCAGGCAGAAGCTGATCGACACGGCGGGCCGGATCGAGAAGTTCCAGAAGAAGTACGGAAAGTCCCAGTAA
- the thyX gene encoding FAD-dependent thymidylate synthase: MNVILLQCTPEPERLVALAARLCYSPVSIGDLREDISRKDVRTLVRKILSMGHASVLEHVTFTYGVEGISRATSHQLVRHRIASYSQQSQRYVAADFGYVTPISLGRGRGAERGGKNPSRAAKAHPLYDKFGSHMRNCSELYEEMLAAGIPPEDARFVLPNATETKIMISMNARELHHFFALRLCRRAQWEIREMAGEMLKIAHAKAPLLFENAGPGCLRGRCPEGKMSCGDAAGVKKEFAAMRGGAR, encoded by the coding sequence GTGAATGTCATCCTCCTCCAGTGCACCCCGGAGCCCGAGCGGCTCGTGGCTCTGGCAGCGCGCCTGTGTTACTCCCCCGTCTCGATCGGGGACCTGCGGGAGGACATCTCCCGGAAGGACGTGCGGACCCTCGTGAGGAAGATCCTCTCGATGGGACACGCCTCGGTGCTGGAGCATGTCACCTTCACCTACGGAGTCGAAGGAATCTCCCGGGCGACCTCGCACCAGCTGGTCCGGCACCGCATCGCCTCCTACTCCCAGCAGAGCCAGCGCTACGTCGCCGCGGACTTCGGCTATGTGACACCGATATCCCTTGGCCGGGGCCGGGGCGCGGAGCGGGGCGGAAAGAACCCTTCCCGGGCCGCGAAGGCCCATCCGCTGTATGATAAGTTCGGGAGTCACATGCGGAACTGTTCGGAGCTCTACGAAGAGATGCTGGCGGCCGGCATCCCGCCGGAGGATGCCCGGTTCGTGCTGCCCAACGCCACCGAGACGAAGATCATGATCAGCATGAACGCCCGGGAGCTCCATCACTTCTTCGCGTTGCGCCTGTGCCGGCGGGCCCAGTGGGAGATCCGGGAGATGGCCGGGGAGATGCTGAAGATCGCGCATGCGAAGGCTCCGCTCCTCTTCGAGAACGCGGGCCCGGGATGCCTGCGGGGACGATGCCCCGAGGGGAAGATGAGCTGCGGGGACGCCGCGGGGGTGAAAAAGGAGTTCGCGGCGATGCGCGGGGGTGCGCGATGA
- a CDS encoding DUF1385 domain-containing protein yields the protein MSSPGQQEFVLGGQAVIEGVMMKGRGTYAVAVRKQSGEIRIRDFPIAENPARKRLSKMPILRGVMTMVAMLAIGYRALQYSADEAIDDAEGGKGERDAPVRKESKGGGSDLPMAASLALALLLGVGLFFWLPLVLTRWTADLFPALSGRLLFNVVDGVIRILIFVLYILAIGLMGDIRRIFQYHGAEHKAVHAHERGADLAPESVAGFPSLHPRCGTSFLLFVMVISVGVFSLIPHESSLPAKVLLRVLLLPAVAGISYEVLRLSAKHGRSGFFRALVAPGLLLQRLTTREPDLAQIEVAIASLRRVAHGDGPEVVHVG from the coding sequence ATGAGTTCCCCGGGGCAGCAGGAGTTCGTCCTCGGCGGGCAGGCCGTTATCGAGGGCGTGATGATGAAAGGGAGGGGGACTTACGCCGTGGCGGTCCGGAAACAGAGCGGCGAGATCCGGATACGGGATTTCCCGATCGCGGAGAACCCGGCGAGAAAGCGTCTTTCCAAGATGCCCATTCTCCGGGGAGTGATGACCATGGTGGCGATGCTCGCGATCGGGTACCGGGCGCTCCAATACTCGGCGGACGAGGCGATCGACGACGCGGAAGGCGGGAAAGGGGAACGGGACGCCCCGGTCCGGAAAGAAAGCAAGGGGGGGGGAAGCGACCTCCCCATGGCCGCAAGCCTGGCCCTGGCTCTTCTGCTGGGCGTGGGGCTCTTCTTCTGGCTCCCCCTGGTGCTGACCCGCTGGACCGCCGATCTTTTTCCCGCCCTGTCGGGCCGGCTCCTCTTCAACGTCGTGGACGGCGTGATCCGGATTCTCATCTTCGTCCTGTACATCCTCGCGATCGGGCTGATGGGGGACATCCGCCGGATCTTCCAGTACCATGGCGCCGAGCACAAGGCGGTGCACGCGCACGAGAGGGGAGCGGACTTGGCCCCGGAGAGCGTCGCAGGCTTCCCGAGCCTGCACCCCCGGTGCGGGACGAGTTTTTTGCTCTTCGTGATGGTGATCAGCGTCGGCGTCTTCTCCCTCATCCCGCACGAGAGCTCGCTCCCGGCGAAGGTGCTCTTGCGGGTGTTGCTGCTGCCGGCGGTCGCCGGGATCTCCTACGAGGTCCTCCGCCTGTCGGCGAAGCACGGCCGGTCGGGGTTCTTCCGTGCCCTCGTGGCGCCCGGCCTTCTCCTTCAGCGGCTGACGACGCGGGAGCCCGATCTCGCCCAGATCGAGGTGGCCATCGCATCCCTGCGGCGCGTGGCGCACGGCGACGGACCGGAGGTTGTCCATGTGGGATAA
- the prfA gene encoding peptide chain release factor 1, with translation MWDKLEGVAKRAEEITRLLADPGLAGNSREIQKLNRELAELRPLAEAYAQVRRIGQELEENRSLAQSEKDPEMRALAREEIAKLTAENERLEGEMRLLLLPKDPNDEKNILIEIRAGAGGEEAALFATELFRSYSMYASMKGWKVEMLSHSETGLGGTKEVIAMIEGRGAYSRLKYESGVHRVQRVPATEAGGRIHTSTVTVAVIPEAEEVDVQIGPDDLRIDVFRSSGPGGQSVNTTDSAVRITHIPTGLVVSCQDEKSQLKNKSKALKILRSRLYDLEMEKQRAERADMRRSLVGTGDRSERIRTYNFPQSRVTDHRIGLTVHQLAQVLNGEIDVFADALIGHARAEALKHAV, from the coding sequence ATGTGGGATAAGCTCGAAGGCGTCGCGAAGCGCGCCGAAGAGATCACCCGCCTTCTGGCGGATCCCGGCCTGGCGGGCAACTCCCGGGAGATCCAGAAGCTGAACCGGGAACTGGCCGAGCTTCGGCCCCTGGCCGAGGCCTATGCGCAGGTTCGAAGGATCGGGCAGGAACTGGAGGAGAACCGCAGCCTTGCCCAGTCGGAGAAAGACCCGGAGATGCGGGCGCTCGCCAGGGAGGAGATCGCCAAGCTTACGGCGGAGAATGAGCGTCTCGAGGGGGAGATGCGCCTCCTTCTCCTCCCGAAGGACCCGAATGACGAGAAGAACATCCTGATCGAGATCCGCGCAGGGGCCGGCGGGGAGGAAGCCGCGTTGTTCGCGACCGAGTTGTTCCGCTCCTACTCGATGTACGCCTCGATGAAGGGGTGGAAGGTGGAGATGCTCTCCCACAGCGAGACGGGCCTGGGCGGAACCAAGGAAGTCATCGCGATGATCGAGGGAAGGGGCGCCTACAGCCGGCTGAAGTACGAGAGCGGCGTCCATCGGGTTCAGAGGGTGCCTGCCACGGAGGCGGGGGGGCGGATCCACACCTCCACGGTCACGGTGGCGGTGATTCCGGAGGCCGAGGAGGTCGACGTCCAGATCGGTCCCGACGACCTCCGCATCGACGTGTTCCGTTCCTCGGGCCCCGGCGGCCAGAGCGTGAACACGACGGACTCGGCGGTCCGCATCACCCACATCCCCACGGGGCTGGTCGTATCCTGCCAGGACGAGAAGTCCCAGCTGAAGAACAAATCCAAGGCGTTGAAGATCCTCCGTTCGAGGCTGTACGACCTCGAGATGGAGAAGCAGCGCGCCGAGAGGGCGGACATGCGCCGCTCGCTGGTCGGGACAGGGGACCGCAGCGAACGCATTCGCACGTACAACTTCCCGCAGAGCCGGGTGACCGACCACCGCATCGGCCTGACCGTCCATCAGCTCGCCCAGGTGCTGAACGGGGAAATCGACGTGTTCGCGGACGCCCTGATCGGGCACGCCCGGGCCGAAGCGCTCAAGCACGCCGTCTGA
- the prmC gene encoding peptide chain release factor N(5)-glutamine methyltransferase, protein MRLFELLALCRREMEGLGLRASPEAEILVSHLSGIPRSRLPLEGEREVGDLSGALRSLLRRRGSGEPIPYLLGSWEFYGREFRLTRETLIPRPETEGLVEGVVDAWRRENRGAGNMLDVGTGCGAIAVTLAAELPLADVLAVDVSAGALAVARENAHTLGVADRVRFFRADGYSALKRGYRFDVVVSNPPYVSEKEWDSLPREVRGFEPAGALVAGPDGLAMIRPLVADAGLYLKPGGRLWLEIGESQGEAVRRLPCGPLRFLGVEKDLAGRDRVARWFMTAGEDRRGEKDR, encoded by the coding sequence ATGCGTCTCTTCGAACTCCTCGCGCTCTGCCGCCGGGAGATGGAGGGACTGGGTCTTCGCGCCTCGCCCGAGGCGGAAATTCTCGTATCCCACCTTTCGGGGATTCCGCGTTCCCGTCTTCCCCTGGAGGGGGAAAGGGAGGTCGGGGACCTGTCCGGCGCGCTCCGTTCCCTCCTGAGGCGCAGGGGTTCCGGCGAGCCCATCCCGTACCTCCTCGGCTCGTGGGAGTTTTACGGGCGGGAATTCCGTCTGACGCGCGAAACGCTCATCCCGAGGCCCGAGACGGAAGGGTTGGTCGAGGGAGTCGTGGATGCGTGGCGTCGGGAGAACCGGGGGGCGGGGAACATGCTCGATGTCGGAACGGGGTGCGGGGCGATCGCGGTGACGCTGGCGGCGGAGCTTCCCCTGGCGGATGTCCTTGCGGTGGACGTCTCCGCGGGCGCCCTGGCCGTCGCCCGGGAGAACGCGCACACCCTGGGGGTCGCGGATCGGGTGCGGTTCTTTCGCGCGGACGGATATTCCGCCTTGAAAAGAGGGTACCGTTTTGATGTAGTGGTGTCGAACCCCCCATACGTTTCCGAAAAGGAATGGGATTCGCTTCCCCGGGAAGTCCGGGGATTCGAGCCGGCTGGGGCGCTTGTGGCCGGTCCGGACGGATTGGCGATGATCCGTCCTCTCGTGGCGGATGCCGGGTTGTACCTGAAGCCGGGCGGGAGGCTCTGGCTGGAGATCGGGGAGTCCCAGGGAGAAGCCGTGCGCAGGCTCCCCTGCGGGCCCCTGCGGTTCCTCGGCGTCGAGAAGGACCTGGCCGGACGGGACCGCGTCGCCCGCTGGTTCATGACCGCGGGGGAAGACCGGCGCGGGGAGAAGGATCGGTAG
- the murA gene encoding UDP-N-acetylglucosamine 1-carboxyvinyltransferase has protein sequence MRGGKPLSGTVRVSGAKNAVLPIMASSLLAEGPVEIGNAPRLRDIDTFGELLRRMGASVERGEDGKGILRIDTRGVRKPEAPYEMVKTMRASVLVLGPLLARHGRARISLPGGCAIGARPIDQHLKGLSLLGAETSLSEGYIEAKAKKLTGATVYFDMKTVTGTENLMMAATLARGTTVLKNAAQEPEVESFARALRDMGADIEGEGTDEIVVRGVPSLSGFRHEVIPDRIEAATLLLAGAITGGDVTAEGADARAMDAVLEKLSESGADVIPLTGGVRVRRNGPIRSVNIKTSPYPGFPTDVQAQFMAYLCLGDGFSIIRETIFENRFMHVAELRRMGAEIDISGNTAAVKGVARLSGAPCMATDLRASASLVLAGLAGTGITEILRIYHLDRGYEELEKKLSSLGADIARVQE, from the coding sequence ATCAGGGGGGGCAAGCCGCTTTCGGGCACCGTTCGGGTGTCGGGGGCGAAGAACGCCGTCCTTCCGATCATGGCGTCGTCGCTGCTCGCGGAGGGGCCCGTGGAGATCGGGAACGCCCCCCGCCTTCGGGACATCGACACGTTCGGGGAGCTGCTGAGGCGGATGGGAGCGTCGGTGGAGCGGGGGGAGGACGGGAAGGGGATTCTCCGGATCGACACCCGTGGGGTACGGAAGCCGGAAGCCCCCTACGAAATGGTCAAGACGATGCGGGCGTCCGTGCTCGTGCTCGGACCTCTCCTCGCCCGGCACGGGAGAGCGAGGATTTCCCTCCCCGGCGGGTGCGCCATCGGGGCTCGTCCGATCGACCAGCACCTCAAGGGGCTTTCCCTCCTCGGGGCGGAGACGTCGCTCTCGGAGGGGTATATCGAGGCGAAGGCGAAGAAACTCACTGGGGCCACGGTCTACTTCGATATGAAAACGGTCACCGGGACCGAGAACCTGATGATGGCGGCCACGCTGGCCCGGGGGACGACCGTCCTGAAAAATGCCGCCCAGGAACCCGAGGTGGAGAGCTTCGCCCGGGCTCTCCGCGACATGGGAGCCGACATCGAGGGGGAGGGGACGGACGAGATCGTCGTTCGGGGAGTTCCCTCTCTCTCCGGATTCCGGCACGAGGTGATCCCCGACAGGATCGAGGCGGCGACGCTGCTCCTGGCGGGGGCGATCACCGGAGGCGACGTGACGGCGGAGGGGGCCGACGCCCGGGCGATGGACGCCGTCCTCGAGAAGCTTTCCGAGAGCGGCGCCGACGTAATCCCCTTGACGGGAGGGGTGCGGGTGCGAAGGAACGGACCGATCCGCTCGGTCAATATCAAGACCTCTCCCTACCCCGGCTTCCCGACCGACGTGCAGGCGCAGTTCATGGCCTACCTGTGTCTGGGCGACGGGTTCAGCATCATCCGGGAGACGATCTTCGAGAATCGGTTCATGCACGTGGCGGAGTTGCGCCGGATGGGGGCGGAGATCGATATCTCCGGGAACACCGCCGCCGTCAAGGGGGTTGCCCGACTCTCCGGCGCCCCGTGCATGGCGACCGACCTCCGGGCGTCCGCCTCCCTCGTGCTGGCCGGGCTGGCCGGGACCGGGATCACCGAGATCCTCCGCATCTATCACCTGGACCGGGGGTACGAGGAGCTCGAAAAAAAACTGTCCTCCCTGGGCGCGGACATCGCCCGGGTGCAGGAGTAG
- the hisD gene encoding histidinol dehydrogenase, with product MRWVKSGTGAFRKALADGERRGETDSAKVGAVVAEVLARVRKEGDAALAEYTRRFDRFDLRKRGAAVSRREIDAAWRRTPKAVRDSLTLAAARIESFHRHQTETGFTEETAGALCGQRVLPVVRAGVYVPGGKAAYPSTLLMNAIPAKVAGVREVYAACSAPGGGVPDVVLAAARIAGVTEVFRIGGAQAIAAFAYGTGSVPRVDVIAGPGNAYVTEAKRQVYGTVGIDMLAGPSELVVWADDTARARFVAADLLSQAEHDEDAFVALVTDSLRLAGKVDTELARQRKKLPRKKILAVSLSRAVGFLVRGRDEGVGVINRLAPEHLSLMVEDPWEALGRIRNAGTAFVGHHSPVAVGDYLAGINHTLPTGGAARFSSPLGVATFLKRMNVVSYQFRALAGDAPHVVRLAGKEGLFAHAQAVRVRTGKGGP from the coding sequence GTGCGCTGGGTGAAGTCGGGGACCGGGGCGTTTCGTAAGGCGCTGGCAGACGGGGAGCGACGCGGCGAGACCGATTCGGCGAAGGTTGGGGCCGTGGTGGCCGAGGTGCTGGCCCGGGTGCGGAAGGAGGGCGATGCCGCGCTGGCCGAGTATACCCGGCGGTTCGACCGGTTCGATCTGCGAAAGCGCGGCGCCGCGGTCTCCCGCCGGGAGATCGACGCGGCGTGGCGGCGCACCCCGAAAGCGGTCCGCGATTCCCTGACGCTTGCGGCGGCGCGCATCGAGTCGTTCCACCGCCATCAGACGGAGACCGGCTTCACCGAGGAGACGGCGGGCGCCCTCTGCGGGCAACGCGTGCTGCCGGTCGTCCGCGCCGGCGTCTACGTCCCCGGGGGGAAGGCGGCTTACCCGTCCACCCTGCTCATGAACGCGATTCCGGCGAAGGTGGCCGGCGTCCGGGAGGTGTACGCCGCCTGCTCGGCTCCGGGGGGAGGGGTGCCGGACGTGGTTCTGGCGGCCGCGAGGATCGCGGGCGTCACGGAGGTTTTCCGCATCGGGGGCGCGCAGGCGATCGCGGCGTTCGCCTACGGGACCGGGTCGGTCCCCCGGGTGGACGTGATCGCAGGCCCGGGAAACGCCTACGTCACGGAAGCGAAGCGACAGGTGTACGGCACGGTAGGGATCGACATGCTGGCCGGACCGAGCGAGCTGGTCGTATGGGCCGACGACACGGCGAGAGCCCGTTTCGTGGCTGCGGATCTCCTCTCCCAGGCCGAGCACGACGAGGACGCCTTCGTCGCCCTGGTGACCGACTCCCTTCGCCTGGCGGGGAAGGTGGACACCGAGCTCGCCCGGCAAAGGAAGAAGCTCCCCCGGAAAAAGATCCTGGCCGTATCTCTCTCCCGGGCCGTCGGGTTCCTCGTCAGGGGGCGAGACGAGGGGGTCGGCGTGATCAACCGGCTGGCGCCGGAGCATCTGTCGCTCATGGTCGAGGATCCGTGGGAGGCGCTCGGGCGGATCCGGAACGCGGGGACGGCGTTCGTGGGGCACCACAGCCCCGTCGCGGTGGGGGATTACCTCGCCGGGATCAATCATACGCTGCCCACGGGCGGGGCCGCGCGGTTTTCCTCCCCCCTGGGCGTCGCCACCTTTCTCAAGAGGATGAACGTGGTATCATATCAATTCCGGGCACTTGCGGGCGATGCGCCGCACGTCGTGCGGCTTGCCGGGAAGGAAGGGCTGTTCGCCCATGCCCAGGCCGTCCGGGTACGGACCGGGAAAGGGGGCCCATAG
- the hisB gene encoding imidazoleglycerol-phosphate dehydratase HisB, with amino-acid sequence MGREAQVVRTTKETDVRVSLRLEGTGDGKISTTVPFFDHMLTLFSRHGFFDLTITAKGDTDVDYHHVVEDVGICLGEAFRKSLGTMGGIARYAHASIPMIEALAQVTVDVSARPHLVFHCPLPGEKVGSFDLELVSEFLRAFSQSSGACIHVNVPYGSNAHHTVEAIFKGLGRAMSEAVRIDPRVKGVHSSKGVLG; translated from the coding sequence ATGGGAAGGGAAGCGCAGGTCGTCCGCACGACGAAAGAGACCGACGTACGGGTGTCGCTCCGGCTGGAAGGAACCGGGGACGGGAAAATTTCCACCACCGTTCCGTTTTTCGACCACATGCTCACCCTGTTCAGCCGGCACGGGTTCTTCGACCTGACCATCACGGCGAAAGGGGATACCGACGTCGATTACCACCACGTCGTGGAGGACGTGGGAATCTGCCTCGGGGAGGCGTTCCGGAAAAGCCTCGGGACGATGGGGGGGATCGCGCGGTACGCCCACGCGAGCATTCCGATGATCGAGGCGCTGGCCCAGGTCACCGTCGACGTCTCCGCTCGCCCCCACCTGGTGTTCCACTGCCCGCTTCCGGGCGAGAAGGTCGGGTCGTTCGACCTCGAGCTCGTCTCGGAGTTTCTCCGCGCATTCTCCCAGTCCTCCGGGGCGTGCATCCACGTCAACGTCCCGTACGGGTCGAACGCCCACCATACCGTGGAGGCGATCTTCAAGGGGCTGGGGAGGGCCATGTCGGAGGCGGTGCGCATCGATCCGCGCGTGAAGGGAGTGCACTCGTCGAAAGGCGTGCTGGGATGA
- the hisH gene encoding imidazole glycerol phosphate synthase subunit HisH codes for MTGAEAIGVVDYGMGNLRSVSKALESLGFPTVVSGRPGELSRCAGIVLPGVGAFRDCMKNLRRQGLLPFLSDVLGEDRPFLGICLGLQVLFTESEEFGRHEGIGYFRGKVVRFPAGLQGPGPNGGTVPLKVPHMGWNRVDLTMDHPVFRGIPSGSYFYFVHSYYVEPEDPSIVACRTPYGVLFAAAAGKGNRMAVQFHPEKSQGAGLAVLSNFGSLCRGAKVPSRGPGG; via the coding sequence ATGACGGGAGCGGAGGCCATCGGGGTCGTCGACTACGGCATGGGAAACCTGCGCAGCGTGAGCAAGGCGCTCGAGTCGCTCGGGTTTCCGACGGTCGTGAGCGGGCGGCCCGGTGAGCTTTCCCGTTGCGCCGGGATCGTCCTGCCCGGGGTGGGCGCCTTCCGCGACTGCATGAAGAACCTTCGCCGGCAGGGGCTCCTTCCGTTCCTTTCCGACGTTCTCGGCGAGGATCGGCCGTTCCTGGGGATCTGCCTCGGCCTGCAGGTGCTCTTCACCGAGAGCGAGGAATTTGGACGGCACGAGGGGATCGGGTATTTCCGCGGCAAGGTGGTGCGGTTCCCCGCCGGCCTTCAGGGGCCGGGACCGAACGGAGGGACCGTTCCGCTCAAGGTGCCGCACATGGGGTGGAACCGGGTCGACCTCACCATGGATCACCCCGTGTTCCGCGGCATCCCGTCCGGGTCGTATTTCTACTTCGTCCACTCCTATTACGTGGAGCCGGAGGATCCGTCCATCGTCGCCTGCCGGACGCCGTACGGCGTCCTGTTCGCCGCCGCTGCGGGAAAAGGGAACCGGATGGCGGTCCAGTTCCACCCCGAAAAGAGCCAGGGGGCCGGACTCGCCGTCCTGTCCAACTTCGGCTCGCTCTGCCGCGGGGCGAAGGTTCCCTCCCGCGGCCCGGGCGGCTGA
- the hisA gene encoding 1-(5-phosphoribosyl)-5-[(5-phosphoribosylamino)methylideneamino]imidazole-4-carboxamide isomerase: MAFQVIPAIDIQGGKAVRLRQGRQDDSTVFSDSPLEVARRFAADGATRIHVVDLDGAFTGRPVNFDIIRRIANAVEVPVQAGGGVRNYEIAARYLGAGVSRIILGTTIVRNPEEVLRITKAYPGMVAAGIDAKEGFVAIRGWVEVTGVTAVDLARQMEKSGISCFIYTDISRDGMLTGPNFRSIREFAKGLAAPVIASGGVSAMGDLAALKDMEADGVCGVVIGRAIYDGSISLADALKMEKQ; the protein is encoded by the coding sequence ATGGCGTTCCAGGTGATTCCCGCGATCGACATCCAGGGGGGGAAGGCGGTCCGCCTCCGCCAGGGGCGGCAGGACGACTCCACGGTCTTCTCCGACTCCCCGCTCGAGGTGGCGCGGCGGTTCGCGGCCGACGGGGCGACGAGGATCCACGTGGTGGACCTGGACGGCGCCTTCACCGGCAGGCCGGTGAATTTCGACATCATCCGCCGCATCGCGAACGCGGTGGAGGTGCCGGTCCAGGCGGGAGGAGGGGTGCGCAACTACGAGATCGCCGCCCGGTATCTCGGGGCGGGCGTCTCCCGGATCATCCTCGGGACCACGATTGTCCGGAATCCCGAGGAGGTGCTTCGGATCACGAAGGCGTACCCCGGGATGGTGGCCGCCGGAATCGACGCCAAGGAGGGGTTTGTTGCCATACGGGGCTGGGTGGAGGTCACGGGGGTCACGGCCGTCGATCTCGCTCGCCAGATGGAGAAGAGCGGGATCTCCTGCTTCATCTACACGGACATCTCCCGGGACGGCATGCTGACGGGGCCCAACTTCCGGAGCATCCGCGAGTTCGCCAAAGGGCTTGCGGCCCCCGTCATCGCCTCCGGCGGCGTCAGCGCGATGGGGGATCTTGCGGCGCTCAAGGATATGGAAGCCGACGGGGTATGCGGGGTGGTGATCGGTCGTGCGATCTACGACGGCTCCATCTCGCTTGCCGACGCCCTGAAGATGGAAAAGCAGTAA